Genomic segment of Armatimonadota bacterium:
GGGTCGAGGCTCGCTGTCGATTTCTGTGTCAGGTCGCCCAACTGTTCGAGGTTCCGATTCTGGCCACCGAGCAGTATCCGGAGCGGATGGGCGGAACCATCGACTCTCTGCTGCCGTTTGTGGGCCAGCCGCATCGTAAGATGGAGTTTTCGGCCTTTGGCCAAGAAGAGTTTGGGCAGTTGGTTAAGCTGACGGGCCGGACGAATCTGGTCGTGGTCGGAATCGAAACCCACATCTGCGTATCGCAGTCGTGCCACCACGCCCTTTCGATGGATCTGACGCCGGTCATCTGCCCCGATGCGGCCTCCTCGCGAACCCAGGATCGGCACAAATTGGGAATGGAGCGCCTTCGCGATGCGGGCGTCGTACCCGCCCATACCGAGGCGGTGGCTTACGAGTGGTGTCGCACCGCCGATAATCCGAAATTTAGGGACCTTCTGAGCGTTGTAAAGGGCTCCGCTTTCTGATACTATTTCCTAAAGTGGCGTTGATCGAATTGATCCAGCAGGGGCAACCCGAAGCGGCTTTTGCCTTGTTGGAGCAAAATCCCGAATTGGCGGATGAGGTCGGTGCCGACGGGGTCAGCGCGGCGATGCTGGCTCTGTACTACGGAATGCGCGACCTGGCTGACCAAATCTCCTCGCAGAAATCGTCCCTTTCGATCTTCGAAGCCGCCGCTTTTGGCCGGATCGTCGCCCTCGAAAAGGGCCTGACCGACGCCAACAAGGAATCCTTCAGCTCGGACGGCTTTCAGCCGCTCCATCTTGCTGCCTTCTTTGGTCGCCAAGAGGCCCTGAAGGTGCTGCTCGCAAGCCGGGTCAAGCTCGACACGCTCAGCGATAACGGCCTCGGCGTGGCCCCGCTGCACTCGGCGCTGGCCAACGGCCACGAAAGCATCGCCCGCGAGTTGGTGTATGAAGGTGCCGACGTGAATTTAGCGAGCAAGTCCGACTGGACGCCGCTCCACTATGCGGCGCATCTGGGCAATAAGCCACTCGCCCTGTTCCTGAAGGAGCATGGCGCCATCCCCCGCCCGGGGCCGGAAGGCAAAACGCCGAAGGACGTTGCGCTGGAGAAGGGCTTTTCGGAAGTCGCCGAGGTTCTTTGACTCACTCCGAAGTAGAGGAGATCGTTGCCGAGCTTGAGCATTTCGAGCAAACGAATAACCATGAAGCCATTCGAAATGACGATTCTCCCCAGGGTAGTTATCGTCGAGAGTTTGCGCACCTTGTCGGCAATGTCTTAATCTACTGCAACGGCTTTGGTTTTCATCCGTGGCCCGCGGTCAGACCATTCTTTGAAACCTATTCGGTTTCAGTTTTGCCCGACTATCCTGCTTACGAGAAGATGCTGGTAGTCGCCCAAGGGCAAACTAGGAATGCGGCTTCTGGTGCGCCAATTACCGACTCTCAGATATTTTCCTTCTTCGACCTTTCGAGAAGATTTGTAAATTTGGCTCTTCACATGCAGACCCAGATTCCCTTTCCAGAGGAGGATAGTCGCTGGGCCAAACACGCCAAGAAACAACGAAACAGGGCGCAAGAAGGACCGAGGGAGGACTCTGATCCACCGAACATGCCTATTCAGACGCGGACCGATATCGAGAACGCGCTCAAGGAAATGTACTACTCCACCAGGAACTTGAGTTCAGAAGCCCACGGCCTGGCGGAGTTTTGCGACATCTTGGCATATTTCGGAATGGCGTCGAGCTTCTTGGGCTACTTACCTCACCCGGCCCTGCAGAAGAAGTGGAAGGATGTATCGCTCGATGACCTGCCAGATGAGCGGGCCATTTATGTGGAGGCTCTCAATAAGGTCTACCGTTTGTATCGCGACGTCCTTAGTGCGGGCGATGCAACCGACCATCAAATTAACAGAATGTATCGACTCACCTGGCGGACGCGAATTTTCGGCAAAGAGTGCGGTAAGCGTTTGCGTGCGATAGTGGACGCGGTTAATTGGGAAAGCCGCTAGTCGGAGGTTCAAACAAGATGTCTCTCTGGCAAGAGAGACCGGTAAGGTTCATCCGGCAAGGTAATCCGAAACCGCGAACCGAACCGAGAGAGTCGCTTTGCTAAGCGCCCCTACCAGGTACGGCGATTGAACCGGTGATTGTTGACCGACTGCCGACCAAGTGATGATTGCTCCGAATCCTGAATCCTGGTTTCCTACAATCCCAACCGACTCCACATCCCATCGACCTTCTTCACCACATCGTCCGCCATCGTGATCAGCTTCGGATACGGCCGCGAGAACCCATTCTCGCCCGGCCATTTGTGCGTGCAATCGAAGCCCATCTTCCCGCCAAACCCCTCAGCAACCGACGCATGGTCGAGTTGATCGACCGGACCCTTGGAAAGCAGCGTATCCCGCGAAGGATCGCAGTTCGCCCCGATTCGGAACAACACCTCGCCGAGGTCTTGCACGTTGCAGTCCTCGTCAAACACGAACACGAACTTGGTGAATGCCAGCCCACCCAGCCCCCAAATCGCATTCATCACCTTATAGGCATGGCCGGGGTACTTCTTCTTGATCGACACGAACGCCATGTTGTGGAAGGTCGCCTCGACCGGCAGGTTCATATCCACGATCTCCGGCACCGTGAGGTTGATCATCGGTAGGAAAATCCGCTCGACGGCTTTCCCCATCCATCCGTCTTCCATCGGCGGCTGGCCGACGATTGTCGCCGGGTACACGGCCTTCGGCCGCATCGTGACTGCCGTCACGTGCAAGACCGGAAAATCTTCCGCGAGCGAGTAGTAGCCGGTATGGTCGCCAAATGGACCTTCTAACCGACGCTCAGCCGGATCGATGTAACCCTCGATCACCATTTCCGCATCGGCAGGAACCATGATGTCGACGGTCTTGGCCTTCACCAGCTCGACGTTCTCACGGCGAAGGAACCCAGCGAACAGCATCTCGTCGATGCCCGGCGGCAAGGGGGAGATCGCCGAAAACGTATACGCCGGATCGCCTCCCAGCACAACCGCAACTTCGAATTTCTGAAGCCCCTTCTGGCCTGCGTCCTCCATCTGCCGCATGCCCGTTTTGTGCATCTGCCAGTGCATCCCGCAGGTCGTCTTATCGTGGATTTGCACGCGGTACATGCCGACATTTCGCTTGCCGGTATTGGGGTCGTGAGTGAACACCAGCGGCAGGGTCACAAACGGCCCGCCGTCCTCCGGCCAGCAGGTCAAAACCGGGAGCTTGTAGAGGTCGATCTCGTCGCCTTGCCAAACGATCTCCTGGCATCGGCCCGACGAAACCGTCTTCGGCGGAACGTTTTTCATCTCGCCGAGGAGCCACGGCAGTTTCTTCAGCGTGGCAACGGGACCGGACGGAAGCTCGGGCTTGAGCAAAGCCGCGATCCGCTCGGCGTGCTCCTCAAAGTCGTCGCACGACAGCGCCATGCTCATCCGCTTGCGCGTGGCCATCGTGTTGATCGCGACGGGAAAATCGTATTTGCGAACATCGCTGGGCCGAGAGGCAGGGTGAATGGACGGATGCCGCTGAACCGCGCTGAGAGGATCAGGTGTCGAAACCCGGTGCGAAGGCCCCTGAACGTTCTCGAAAAGCAGGGCCGGACCACCCTTCTTGACCACCCGATCGGTGATCT
This window contains:
- a CDS encoding isochorismatase family protein, which codes for MPSAILTPENSLVLVVDMQSKFLAPIFEAERVEARCRFLCQVAQLFEVPILATEQYPERMGGTIDSLLPFVGQPHRKMEFSAFGQEEFGQLVKLTGRTNLVVVGIETHICVSQSCHHALSMDLTPVICPDAASSRTQDRHKLGMERLRDAGVVPAHTEAVAYEWCRTADNPKFRDLLSVVKGSAF
- a CDS encoding menaquinone biosynthesis decarboxylase; amino-acid sequence: MAYRDFQHFLEVLESKGELKRISEAVSPYLEITEITDRVVKKGGPALLFENVQGPSHRVSTPDPLSAVQRHPSIHPASRPSDVRKYDFPVAINTMATRKRMSMALSCDDFEEHAERIAALLKPELPSGPVATLKKLPWLLGEMKNVPPKTVSSGRCQEIVWQGDEIDLYKLPVLTCWPEDGGPFVTLPLVFTHDPNTGKRNVGMYRVQIHDKTTCGMHWQMHKTGMRQMEDAGQKGLQKFEVAVVLGGDPAYTFSAISPLPPGIDEMLFAGFLRRENVELVKAKTVDIMVPADAEMVIEGYIDPAERRLEGPFGDHTGYYSLAEDFPVLHVTAVTMRPKAVYPATIVGQPPMEDGWMGKAVERIFLPMINLTVPEIVDMNLPVEATFHNMAFVSIKKKYPGHAYKVMNAIWGLGGLAFTKFVFVFDEDCNVQDLGEVLFRIGANCDPSRDTLLSKGPVDQLDHASVAEGFGGKMGFDCTHKWPGENGFSRPYPKLITMADDVVKKVDGMWSRLGL